The sequence below is a genomic window from Tachyglossus aculeatus isolate mTacAcu1 chromosome X1, mTacAcu1.pri, whole genome shotgun sequence.
gcatctTGCTGTGGGCATCCTCCTAAAAAGGGTaccacccccccgccctgccagtcatcctcaccgtacctcgctctcgcctgtcccgccatcgacccccggcccacgtcatcccccgggcctggaatgccctccctctgcccatccgccaagctagctctcttcctcccttcaaggccctgctgagagctcacttcctccaggaggccttcccagatggagccccttccttcctctcccccctcgtccccctctccatccccccatcttacctccctcccttccccacagcacctgtatatatgtatatatgtttgtacatatttttttactctatttaatttatttctacatatctattctattttattttgttagtatgtttggttttgttctctgtctcccccttttagactgtgagcccactgttggatagggactgtctctatatgttgccaatttgtactccccaagcgcttagtacagtgctctgcacatagtaagcgctcaataaatacgattgatgatgatgatgatgatctgggcacacaaggcaggggatggggcatGGTGGGGGGCAGCAATCCATCTTTGGTGACAGCCAGGGACTCTCCTGGTCTGGCCTGGATGACCCTCAAGGGAATCAGACCAAGGGAAGCACGGCCTGAGGAGAGGCGAGGGTCCCAGTGGGGTGTGGGGGCCTGAGCCGCCGGATGAGCTTGGACCCCGGTGTTTTCTCCTCCCCTCAGACCCACCTAGGAGTAATGCCCCCTGCCCTCGGCCCTCCGTACCTGGCCCAGTTTACAGTTGGCGCACAAGAGACATTGACCGTTTCCCAGAGGGGTGCTCTGGCTGGGCTACTGGGGTAGGAGAAAGGGATCCTTGGGAGAGAGGATTCGGCTGTGGGAAGAACAGGGTGAATCCAACAGACCTTCCCAGAGGCAGGGGCTTGGCCACAAGCCCCACGGGCCACGGGCCACACGGGCCACAAAGAGccaagagagggaaaagaggaggggaatagaaggaggtggagaatgaggaggaggaggaaaaggagcagaggggggaagggagttcccagCGTGCTAGCTCAACTCAGAGGCTGGCCCTCTGTGTCTGGAGAACTGGGGAGCAGGGGTAGACTGGGCAGCAGTTGgggtggtgagggtggggggccgacagctccctctcccctgtcccaAATCACCCGAACGAGCACCCCTTCAGGACGCATCAGAGTCTCCAGATGGACACGGCAGGGTCCCGGAAAGCTCCATCAATAttttatatagatatagatatagttaGATTCACATATATAGAATATCATTTCCTGTACATTTTCAGACAGTGGCTATACGGTGTGTGTACAATCCCATCCCACCCAACCGTGCGCCGAGGCTCCGGCCCCCGGAGAACCACCTCCTCCGGGGCCTGAGAGCCTAcgggccccacccctccccagcccgacAGACCGGCCGTCCGAACAGCACcgtccgtcctcctcctccacctccttcttggACGGCCCCGGCTACAGCCCTCCGGAAAGCGAGAGCGGAGCCACCCCCTTGGACACGAGCTTGCCGAGGGGCCCCggcctggggtgggagaggaggtagcctgggaaggcttcgtgTAGGAGGTAGAGTCCTTGGCTTCCGATCGGCACGGCGTCTCGGCCCCCAAGGGCTCCCACCCAAGGGGAGAAAGCGGGTGGCGCCGGGCCTGGGGGGCGGGCGGAGGAAGGGAGCGGGAGCCCCGCCGGAGTCCAGCCGTGCCCCTGAGGTAGATGACCCGGCGGCCCAAGAGCCGGGCAGGGTCGGCCCAACACCCCCAGAACTCCTTCGCCGCCCCCGGCCCAGGACACACGCAGCCGCACTCCTTGGCCGAGAGCTCGCTGACCGTGTGGTAGCGGTTCTTGGAGTCCAGGAAGGAGACGCCCTCGTCGTAGGCGAGGGGGCGGCAGCAGGGCTGGGCTCGCACCTTCTCCTTGCGCACCCGCCGCTGCTCCCGCAGCCGGCGCAACCCCAGGTCGTAGACGCGCACGGCCGTCTCGCACGTGCCGCTGCAGTAGCGGAAGAGGACCGTCTCATCCGACACGTAGCCCAGCCCCAGCTCGTTCACGC
It includes:
- the NRTN gene encoding neurturin; its protein translation is MKLWKLAAVVSMICSSMLSVYVCRDTFRTGRQLSSARPPANRGGLRRSPRALDHRRPLISQYRALFESYTEGEIRELVATLVERYSPTMNSGGHELPLSGRAGARRKRARARHKPCGLRELEVSVNELGLGYVSDETVLFRYCSGTCETAVRVYDLGLRRLREQRRVRKEKVRAQPCCRPLAYDEGVSFLDSKNRYHTVSELSAKECGCVCPGPGAAKEFWGCWADPARLLGRRVIYLRGTAGLRRGSRSLPPPAPQARRHPLSPLGWEPLGAETPCRSEAKDSTSYTKPSQATSSPTPGRGPSASSCPRGWLRSRFPEGCSRGRPRRRWRRRTDGAVRTAGLSGWGGVGPVGSQAPEEVVLRGPEPRRTVGWDGIVHTPAEHCCLMLLSWPRGAWARLAGKRLIRTAGALGPPPGFLRLVIAVTGPGPELEFTFLEKPTPDTNSTVPLARESPTRKKLKEVGSYVV